The sequence AAGTTATACAAGGGGAGACTAATTTAAGTTCAGATATAAGAATAAAAGTAAAAGAAAATATATATGTTTGGTGTCAAATGATTGTTACTGGAGTAAAAGATAAAGAAGGAAGGGTAGAGAAAATATTTGGAAAATTAAGTGATATACATGAATATAAGGAAGCAGTAACTGAAGCTATCCATATTTCCAATATCGATCCTTTAACTAAATTATTTAACAGAAGAGCTTTTGAAGAACATGTAGAAAAAAATATGTTGAATAAAAATATTGCAAATGCCTATATTATTGTTGATGTTGATAATTTTAAAAATGTTAATGATACTTATGGGCATGCTAATGGGGATATAATATTAAAAAAAATATCTGAAAATTTAATAAAGGTTTTTGATGAAAAAGATTTTATTGCAAGAATAGGTGGAGATGAATTTGCAGTATTTACAGTAGATATTAAAGATAAAGAATATTTAAAAAGCAAATTAGAAAAGTTAAAAGAATTAACTAAAAATCCAATTAAAATTTCAGGTGGTGAAAATTATATTCAAACAATAAGTGTAGGGTGCTATATAATTCCTAAAAATTCAAAATTGACTTTAGATTATATATTTGATAAAACAGATAAAGCTTTATATGAAACTAAAGAAAAAGGAAAAAATAATTATACTATCTCAAATTACTAATAAAATAAAAAAGGAAAAAATAGGAAAACTTAGAATAATAAATAAAGAGAACTAAATTATAAAGAGGTGAGAAAGATGAGAAAAATATTTATCTTAGACACAAATGTTTTAATTCATGACCCTAATGCAATTTATAATTTTAGAGGGAATGATGTTATTTTACCTATTGAAGTACTTGAAGAGATAGATCTGTTAAAACAGAAACAAAATACAGCTACCCACGCTAGAATGGCATCAAGAGTAATAGAAAAAATAAGACAAAAAGGAAATATTTCAAAAGGAATAGAACTTCCTAACGATATTTTGTTTAGAGTTGAAATAAATAGAAATCTAGCTTTAATACCAGATGGTTTAAGAAAAGATGCTATAGATAATCATATTTTAGCTGTAGTAATAGAAACTATGCAAAAACATCCTGATGAAAAAGTTATA comes from Fusobacterium sp. JB019 and encodes:
- a CDS encoding diguanylate cyclase; its protein translation is MKPNIMIVDDSLMARKSFKNIFQEIYNILEVESGYLALNILAKGEQKVDLILLDLIMPGMNGLEVIKYIKSNKSFDKLPIVVISSDEKQQLAALNSGAWDFVSKVENKEIIKARIKNVLARRRTEEIENENKIINEMLKNILHYSNDVVFQLDLENNDLNYYGSFSKGKEENIKNNVENFKIEDFIFLEDVVLFNELKEKVIQGETNLSSDIRIKVKENIYVWCQMIVTGVKDKEGRVEKIFGKLSDIHEYKEAVTEAIHISNIDPLTKLFNRRAFEEHVEKNMLNKNIANAYIIVDVDNFKNVNDTYGHANGDIILKKISENLIKVFDEKDFIARIGGDEFAVFTVDIKDKEYLKSKLEKLKELTKNPIKISGGENYIQTISVGCYIIPKNSKLTLDYIFDKTDKALYETKEKGKNNYTISNY